The following are from one region of the Hymenobacter sp. YIM 151858-1 genome:
- a CDS encoding group III truncated hemoglobin, with the protein MPSPTTPPAALPDITTEADIQKLVDTFYDKVNQDALLGPVFNEIAAVHWPKHLPTMYDFWSSVLFGTMRYKGRPFPKHLALPIEGEHFQRWLQLFYATVQENFAGPKAEEAKVKALNIASMFEYKMKAAKSPLSIL; encoded by the coding sequence ATGCCGAGCCCCACCACCCCTCCGGCCGCCCTCCCCGATATCACCACCGAAGCCGACATCCAGAAGCTGGTCGACACCTTTTACGATAAGGTGAACCAGGATGCGCTCCTCGGTCCGGTGTTCAACGAAATTGCCGCGGTGCACTGGCCCAAGCACCTGCCCACCATGTACGACTTCTGGAGCTCGGTGCTGTTTGGCACCATGCGCTACAAGGGCCGTCCCTTCCCCAAGCACCTGGCCTTGCCCATCGAAGGCGAGCATTTTCAGCGCTGGCTGCAGCTGTTTTATGCCACCGTGCAGGAAAATTTTGCCGGCCCCAAAGCCGAGGAAGCCAAAGTCAAAGCGCTCAACATCGCCTCGATGTTCGAGTACAAGATGAAAGCCGCCAAGTCGCCGCTGTCGATACTGTAA
- a CDS encoding group III truncated hemoglobin, with product MKTTPTSALTDITREADVKTLVDCFCEKVDHDEVLSPVYNAVARVHWPHHLFSMYDFWSSRLLGPQPAPAAAEAPTQEAGLSFAGPHSGRWLNLFNATVQEHFAGPKAEQAIATARTIALNDNEAAA from the coding sequence ATGAAAACCACCCCGACTTCCGCCCTCACCGACATCACCCGCGAAGCCGACGTTAAAACGCTCGTGGACTGCTTTTGCGAGAAGGTTGACCACGACGAGGTGCTGAGCCCGGTATACAACGCGGTAGCCCGCGTGCACTGGCCGCACCACCTGTTTTCGATGTACGATTTCTGGAGCTCCAGGCTGCTTGGCCCGCAGCCTGCCCCCGCCGCTGCCGAGGCGCCTACCCAGGAGGCCGGCTTGTCGTTTGCCGGCCCGCACTCCGGCCGCTGGCTCAACTTGTTCAACGCCACGGTGCAGGAGCACTTTGCCGGCCCCAAAGCCGAGCAAGCCATAGCTACCGCCCGCACCATTGCCCTCAACGATAACGAGGCCGCTGCCTAG
- the odhB gene encoding 2-oxoglutarate dehydrogenase complex dihydrolipoyllysine-residue succinyltransferase: MALEIKIPAVGESITEVTIAKWLKKDGEAVKRDEVIAELESDKATFELPAEGDGVLKIRVAEGETIGIGAVIAEIGGDGAVAAAPAAAPAATATASAPALGATDPITQGEQNPQASNQSGYGGSQAGSADTPTNAAPAAAAGNAGGGTVEMKIPTVGESITEVTVAKWLKPDGAQVSRDEVIAELESDKATFELPSEASGTLRHAVKEGETIGIGAVIARIEGAGASAGAAAPAAAPQAAAAAPAASASVGGSSAYAAGTPSPAAGKILDEKGINAANVQGTGRDGRITKEDALKAQPQAAAPAAAPAPAAAAPAAANSQQPTANSLPGNRNQRRERMSNLRKTVSRRLVSVKNETAMLTTFNEVNMQPIMDLRNKFKDKFKEKHSVGLGFMSFFTKAVCVALQEWPAVNAQIDGTDIVYNDFCDISIAVSAPKGLVVPVIRNAEQLSFDGIEKEIVRLASLARDNKLTIEQMTGGTFTITNGGIFGSMMSTPIINAPQSAILGMHNIVQRPVAENGQVVIRPMMYLALSYDHRIIDGRESVSFLVRVKELLEDPTRLLLGV, from the coding sequence ATGGCTCTGGAAATTAAAATACCCGCCGTCGGCGAATCCATCACGGAAGTAACCATCGCCAAGTGGCTTAAGAAAGACGGCGAGGCCGTGAAGCGCGACGAAGTAATTGCCGAACTCGAGTCGGACAAAGCCACGTTTGAGCTGCCCGCCGAGGGCGACGGTGTGCTGAAAATTCGCGTGGCTGAAGGCGAAACCATCGGCATCGGCGCGGTTATCGCCGAAATCGGCGGCGACGGCGCTGTGGCCGCGGCGCCCGCGGCTGCACCTGCTGCTACGGCTACGGCGTCGGCCCCGGCCCTAGGTGCCACCGACCCGATAACGCAAGGGGAGCAAAACCCGCAGGCCAGCAACCAATCGGGCTACGGCGGCTCGCAGGCCGGCTCGGCCGACACGCCCACCAACGCCGCTCCGGCCGCTGCTGCTGGCAACGCGGGCGGTGGCACGGTGGAGATGAAAATCCCGACCGTGGGCGAGTCCATCACAGAAGTAACGGTGGCCAAGTGGCTGAAGCCCGACGGCGCTCAGGTATCGCGCGACGAGGTTATTGCCGAGCTGGAATCGGACAAGGCCACGTTTGAGCTGCCTTCGGAGGCCAGCGGCACGCTGCGCCACGCCGTGAAAGAAGGCGAAACCATCGGCATCGGGGCGGTAATTGCCCGCATCGAGGGTGCTGGTGCTTCGGCGGGTGCCGCGGCTCCGGCGGCTGCTCCGCAGGCTGCCGCGGCGGCTCCGGCCGCTTCGGCTTCGGTGGGTGGTAGCTCGGCTTACGCTGCTGGCACGCCTTCGCCGGCCGCCGGCAAAATCCTCGACGAAAAAGGCATCAACGCGGCCAACGTGCAAGGCACCGGCCGCGATGGTCGCATTACCAAAGAGGACGCCCTGAAAGCCCAGCCGCAAGCAGCTGCTCCGGCTGCTGCACCGGCTCCGGCCGCTGCTGCCCCCGCTGCGGCTAATAGCCAACAGCCAACAGCTAACAGCTTGCCCGGCAACCGCAACCAGCGCCGCGAGCGGATGAGCAACCTGCGCAAAACGGTTTCGCGCCGCCTGGTGTCGGTGAAAAACGAAACGGCCATGCTTACCACCTTCAACGAGGTGAACATGCAGCCCATCATGGACTTGCGCAACAAGTTCAAAGACAAGTTCAAGGAGAAGCACTCGGTGGGCCTCGGCTTCATGTCGTTCTTCACCAAGGCCGTGTGCGTGGCCCTGCAGGAGTGGCCGGCCGTGAATGCGCAAATCGATGGCACCGACATCGTATACAACGATTTCTGCGACATCAGCATCGCCGTATCGGCCCCGAAGGGTTTGGTGGTGCCGGTAATCCGCAACGCCGAGCAGCTGTCGTTCGACGGCATCGAGAAGGAAATCGTGCGCCTGGCTTCGCTGGCCCGCGACAACAAGCTCACCATCGAGCAAATGACCGGCGGCACGTTCACCATTACCAACGGTGGCATCTTCGGCTCGATGATGAGCACCCCGATTATCAACGCGCCGCAGTCGGCCATTCTGGGTATGCACAACATCGTGCAGCGCCCCGTAGCCGAAAACGGCCAGGTGGTAATCCGGCCCATGATGTACCTGGCCCTTAGCTACGACCACCGCATCATCGACGGCCGCGAGTCGGTGTCGTTCTTGGTGCGCGTGAAGGAGCTGCTCGAGGACCCCACCCGCCTGCTGCTGGGTGTGTAA